A window of Oryctolagus cuniculus chromosome 2, mOryCun1.1, whole genome shotgun sequence genomic DNA:
ATTGAGCAAAAGATGAAAACATGTTTTTGCACAAAACTCCACCATAATATTTGCAATATTGTTTAAGTAAATGCAGGAGTCTTATTATTTAATCTTATTTATGCTGAATTTATAACACATGCCAAAAGTTCTCAAGAGACCCTATGCCTTGATTTAGAAAGTCTGCCAATTTTGAAACATCTGTCTTTAGTTACTGATTTCCCTTACAGTCGTGCTGGAACTGGAAAGACTCTTGAAGAAACCAAGAACAGATCGGTCATCTCCCTTTTGGCTGCAGAGGAGGAAATAAATCAGCTAAaaaagcagtaagaaaaaaaatgacaggatttttgcAGCCTGCTGAGTAATTGTTGAACTTAGCTTTTTTGGTGCTTCATTACAGTGTGAAATAGTCTGCTCGCaatcaaagagaaaaggaaactgttttccattattgtttcatatatttttcttactATAGAAATATGGTCTATGTACTATAGAAAGTACAACATAGTATAAAGGAATCTAAAAGCTCTCTTAATTCTAGGACCAGTTGTTGTTACCATTCAGTATTCCTCCTAATTAAAATGTATTCTCAaaatgagagcacttcaaaaagttcatggaaaatggaattaaaacataagtataTTTGgcacaaaaacatttttgaaactcatgcatggttttttttttcttaatacaaattttccatgaactttttaaagttccctcAGAGAATTAAGTGTACAAGAACAAAATATATAAGTGTATGATTTGGGACTTTAGtttttttacttaacatagtttTCCTCTTCTCAGTAAGAAAAGCAGACTGTGGAACTCAGTTTTAAATAGGTCTGTCACATTCAATTACTTGGATATTTCTCAAACACTGGATGTTTACTTGGATACTAATTTTCAACACTAGGGTAATTTTGTGGTTTGGAACGCTATGCTGCTTTCTACTTCCATTTTCCTTCTGTTTGAATCTCTTATTTTctgtgtggtaaatcttctccaACTCATTGATCATATTATCCCTCGATTTCTTGTAGTACTGATTCTGTTCTGCACTGTTCCTGGTGCAGTTTTTCATTCTGCTATGAATTTTCAGCCTTCTCTACATCCTTACCTCCCACCTTTCTAGCTTACTCACACCACTGTCATTTTCCACACAGCGTGTTCTCTTCTTGGGGCTTTTGCTTCTGTTTTACGGTGCCCAGACCTCTTGTAACTTCATGAGGCGGCCAATTTTCTCTGCAAagcttttgtttgcttgttttcataATGTGTTGTTTTCGTAGGTCCACACTTCCAGCTAGCCTTGTGGATGTGATTCAGTTTCCATTATTGCTTTCCATTTGATCAGAGGATTGACGCACTAGTGAGGCCAGGAGACGCTCTCTTAGACCAGCTCTGGACTAGGTCCTGCAGGTCACATGTTTTCAGGATTTGTGCAGTGAAGATCAGTTCCGTGTGGAACAACGGTGACTCGAGGTCCATTCTCTTTCGCTAGAGGATCTGCATAAGTATCCTTCCCTTGTTGGGAGCCTTTCCCCATGCAAGCTGCAGATGTGGAGTGGCGCCCTGGTCCTGGCAGTTTTCCGCCATGCTAATGTGTTCATGTTTCCATCCGAGTTTTCCAGTACAGCAATGGCATACCAAGTAGAGCAGCCTTCTAATCATTAAGCCTTCCAATAGTTGCTTATAACCGTCCTTCCTTCttacctcccttcctttcctttctcctccccctcctccacctccttctcctctccctaccccacttgctcctccccactcctcccatctctgtctttctgctgttCAGGCTTAAATCTCTTCAAGCCCAGGAGGAGGCCCGCCACAGGAGCTCAGAGCCTAGGCACTCAGATCAGCGAGGCTCTGACCCGCGGAAATCGGACCAGGGGTGTGCGGTCAAGCGGAGCCCAGACCAGCGGGACCAGCGGGGCTCGGATGTGATTTCTGACTACGAGAAACAGCTCCGAAACCTGAAGGACGAGATAGCCGTGCTGTCCGCTGAAAAAGCGAGTCTCCAAGGAAGGTCTGACCAACTCCAACACATGTTTCATTTACGCTCTTCCCTTTGAGTTCACGGTGCAagcctggcctgggagggaaAACAGGGCAAGAGCATCCCCAACCCCAGCAGCAGGGCAAGCTGGGACTATAAGGGGCTTATTTTCTTTAACTGGACCCTTCTGGAGAGAGCGCGAGCACCTCCGGGGTTGCCAGTACTTGAGCACTGATTAATTTTGGACTGAGAGATGTGCAGAAGGAAAGTTCTTTGGTTTGAAACGGACTTGTGTGAATGTGCATGAGAGGTGGCACTGGCCATGTTGAAAGAACACTCCATGCCATGAGGCGCCTTTCCTTGGAGGCCTAGAAGCCCCCTCTCCAACTCCGTTTTACTGCAGGATAGTTCTTTTTTATAGCTCATTTTGGCTTTTCTGCCAAGGGGCCAGCATGTACACTGTGGGAATTGGCAAACGCTGTGAATGAAAGTGTCCCCAACCCAGCCCACTCCATAGGGCATCTTTATTAGCACACCCCTGCACTGttttaacccccccccccagtttctTCTCTAAAATCTCCCTTTTGGCTGGGGGTGCAAGGGAGGGGGTGGTTAGCATTTCCTTTGGACTAGCTAGTCTGATAATTTACTTGGTACTTGATATAGTGCAAACAGACTTTGCATGTTTGGTAGCAATATGGTTTTCAGCAatagagtactttatactttaccAAGTACTTCTGTGTGCATTAGCTGCCCCCATCTCCCatccccccccactcccccaaaTAGGGCAGTAGTGACAAATGTGAAAACCAAGGCAGGAGCAGACATGGTGGCAGACGTGGTCTGGAACTGGATGAGAACATGGAccttcttttctttgttcaaTCAGTGTCTGTTCCACTTTATGCCACAGAGCCCTTGGGATGTGCTTGTGTGCTATGTTAATACCCAAGGGCAGGGTAAGAAATACCAAAACTGGACTCCGATCTGCTCAACTCTGGCTCTCGCTACCTGAGTTACTCCAGAAGAGTCCCATTCACTTTTCTGAGCTTCtaattcctcatctgtaaaatgaccaACACTCAAACCTGGCCTCAGGGTTGTTTAAGGATAAAGCGATGTGGGGAAATGAGTGAAAGTGCTTTGCAAATGCTAACTCAAGGTGCAGACAGGAAATGTTTTTCTTGCTCGAGGTCGAACTTGAGGGTCCAGGGCTCCCGTGTGTCATTGCCATTTCTGTGGGGAGGAGAACAAGAGTCCGGAGCCAACAGAGAAGGGTTTCGCTGGCGCATTCTTGTTCACCAACAGGTCAGCCAGGAGCCGGTCTCCTAGCCCAGGCCCTCACAGCCGCAGCCACAGCCGCAGCCACAGCCGGAGCCGCAGCCGGAGCCGCAGCCGGAGCCGCAGTCGATCTGCCAGCCCCTCCGCTGCAGTGGCCAAGATCAGGAGCCCATCCCCCAACCGCTCCAAACTGTCCAGCGTGGCGCGCAAGGCTGCCCTCCTGTCGCGGTTCAGCGACGCCTATTCCCAGGCCCGCCTGGACGCGCAGTGCCTGCTGCGGCGCTGCATCGACAAGGCCGAGACGGTGCAACGAATCATCTACATCGCCGCAGTGGTACGTGTGCGCCTGTGGCCGGGAGTCCAGAGCACCCTGCGGTCGCTGAGGGGAGGGGTGGCACAGCTTCTCCAACTCTCCcttgcctcccttccttccttccctgcatTGCACATATTTCAACGACTCATTCTTCACCATCAACAATATGAGAGTACTACATGTGTTACTTAACATTGACCAGACATATGTTGAAGAAATACCTGTAGACAGCCGACATCTCAAATGGCTGTACACTATGTTGAATTGCACTGTACATTTTGTCCAATATGGGCATAGGTGCACACACAGAACAGATACAAGTATTTTTGCTAGGTCATTTGGTTTCTtcagttctttttattattattattgcttttctaataaatttcttctttttttttaaacctagaaaccttttatttagggtatacaaacttcatgcatttcatatatacaaatttaggaacataatgattcttcccaccctaccctccctcccaccttattcctcctccctctcttatcctcattcttattttttagcaGACTggtgctcattctctctctcaaataaattagaaacaatTGTTTTGGAAGTGCATAAATATAATCTTAATTTCCAAAGCAAATACATTTGTCTTTAAGTCCCATATTGAGATACTAGGAATCCTATATTGTAATAAAAGTTATAGGAATGtgatctctctttcactcttttcaAATATCATCATCTCGCATTGCACTAGTAATATTTTTGGACCTTTGACCACAGATAACTGTGTGTAAGAGGGAACATACTGGATGTATTTAAGTACTTTTCAAAATTAAGAGATGTATTTTCTCCCAGATTGAAAATACTTTTGGCCAACTTCAGTTAGTTATCAGAAGACCAATATGATGCTGCATTTTTGAGTCTTTCTAATTCTTTGCTTTGGACTTCTTTACCTACCTCCTGCCACCAAATAAACTTGCTGTTTTCACGTGCAGGAGGCATTCCATGTAGCGAAAATGGCCTTCAGACATTTCAAGATCCGTGTGAGGAAGTCACTGACAGCATCCTACGTGGGGTCCAATGACTTTGAAAATGCTGTCTCGGACTACATCGTTTGTCATCTGGATCTCTATGACTCCCAAAGCAGTGTTAATGTAGGTGTTGGCCCTCTTGTGAGGGCTTCTTTACATGGAGTGCAAGAGCTCAGGAACCCAGCCAGTGTTTAGTACTACCTATGTGATGGGAAGAAGGGAGCAGCCGCTGATTTACTGGTGCTAGGCACTGTTGGCTACTTCTTAGTTAATGGGGAGCAGTTTTCTGAGCCTCCGAGTTCTAGTCCACATTTGAGCCCTTCAGTAAATTGGGAGACAGATGCTGTAGTTCTTAAGAGCAAGGACTTTAAGAAAGAGCAGTGGGAATTTACATCCTGACTCTGCCACTTGCCTGCTATGTGACCTTACACATTTGCTTAACCTATCTGTGCCTTGGTCTGCAAACCTTTAAATGGGAACAGCAGTGGCCATTACCCCATAGAGTTGTTGAGAGGATTAAATGGAAGGAAGCAGGTCATTTGCTTAGCACAGTACTTGGCGCATTACTGGTAAATGTTTATGGGCTACGAACAATTCAGAGTTCTGTGTTGGTATGTCATACACTTACCAGAacagaaaaatgaggaaataataAAAGCCACAGGAGGTTTTGTTCCTAGTCTTCAGTGTGTCATCTGTACTCTGGGCTGCTTTTCCTCCTGGCCCATTAATGAGGGGCAGCAGCTTTCTCCTTCTAGTACTCTGAACTTTGGTTCGCTCATGTGCCCTCCTCCTACCTCCCATCAGTCATAACATCCATAGGGTGCTGGAGTCTCTTGTCGCAGGTTGGTAACAAAGTGATGCcatcttttgttttttaggaTGTGATCCGAGCCATGAATGTCAACCCCAAGATATCATTCCCTCCTGAGGTTGACTTTTGCCTCCTCAGCGACTTCATCCAGGAGATATGTTGCATCGCTTTTGCCATGCAGTCATTAGAGCCACCTCTAGATATTGCATTTGGGGCAGATGGAGAGATTTTTAATGACTGCAAGTAAGAGACACAGAGCAAACACTCAGGGATTCCTAATTAATACATGGCCTTGTCTCTGTTCTCTGGGAATTGCCTATGGAAAGgaatttggggtgggggtgggggaatcaATAGATACTACCAGATTGCTAGGCTCTGCCTTGTGCTTCCCTGCACTACAAGGCAGAGCCCTCTCCCGTTTGCCATTGGTCTTTAGGAGGAACTAATGAGTACTTGGTGGCTGCTCAAagcccttttttttccttttcataaaaatatgctatgcaaataaatatgcatattacattttattgtttttaattacatTATTTAGGTCAGGTTCCTCAAGGTATGGTATGTGGATCATCTGCATCAGAATCAGTCAAGGTGCTGGTTAAACATGTACATTTCTGGACCACATTCCATGATAGTCTATGCAGCCGGTCTAGGGTGGAGCTCGAGAACTGGAAACTTAACAGGCACCCGGGTGTTCCTTATGCACACCACACTAATGCTTCACAAGGAATGCTCTTAACTCTTCTGTCCAGGACCATTTGGTTTCAACCAGGCATTACTTGGTAAATCTTTTACATACAAGATGGAAGATATTGAGTTTAAAGCACTTTGTTGCTATTTCTTGAGATTTTAGCATACAGCTAGACCTTATTTGGGAAGAGCCCAAGCTATTGGTAGGAGCACTGACTGGCCTCAAGCCCTAGTAGTGAGGGCACgttgcttcatttttctgttccctagtatctccctccctttcttccttccttcctctctctctctcctctttcttcctaTCTTGCTGCCTTATAACACTGTTGACTCCTTTTGAGTACCACTAAAACCCATTACAGTTTCACTTGTGCTTTGACTAAGCCATGTGTATCCTCTTTTTGTGCAATTAAATACTTCTTTGACTCAACTACAGGACCTCACATGTGTCCACATTGCAATCTATCTTATTAGCTCCAGCTTATTATTCCAGCctgctgattttttttgacaCTTCATCTGT
This region includes:
- the SPATA18 gene encoding mitochondria-eating protein isoform X1 encodes the protein MAENLRRLISNESLRLLQGKLETWAKEYNNNSCDQNLNFCLELIEQVAKVQGQLFGILTTAAQEGGRNDGVETIKSRLLPWLEASFTAASLGKPVDSRVPSLQDTFDRERHKESDPRDRDVQLDYELNTTRIQLNQVQDEKSEKRSQKQLYSAVNENSRAGTGKTLEETKNRSVISLLAAEEEINQLKKQLKSLQAQEEARHRSSEPRHSDQRGSDPRKSDQGCAVKRSPDQRDQRGSDVISDYEKQLRNLKDEIAVLSAEKASLQGRSARSRSPSPGPHSRSHSRSHSRSRSRSRSRSRSRSASPSAAVAKIRSPSPNRSKLSSVARKAALLSRFSDAYSQARLDAQCLLRRCIDKAETVQRIIYIAAVEAFHVAKMAFRHFKIRVRKSLTASYVGSNDFENAVSDYIVCHLDLYDSQSSVNDVIRAMNVNPKISFPPEVDFCLLSDFIQEICCIAFAMQSLEPPLDIAFGADGEIFNDCKYRRSYDSDFTAPLVLYHVWPALMENDCVIMKGEAVTRRGAFWNSVRSVSRCRSRSLSPVCPRSRIGLSTLSRSRSPSPIRCSLPRF
- the SPATA18 gene encoding mitochondria-eating protein isoform X3, which translates into the protein MKSEKRSQKQLYSAVNENSRAGTGKTLEETKNRSVISLLAAEEEINQLKKQLKSLQAQEEARHRSSEPRHSDQRGSDPRKSDQGCAVKRSPDQRDQRGSDVISDYEKQLRNLKDEIAVLSAEKASLQGRSARSRSPSPGPHSRSHSRSHSRSRSRSRSRSRSRSASPSAAVAKIRSPSPNRSKLSSVARKAALLSRFSDAYSQARLDAQCLLRRCIDKAETVQRIIYIAAVEAFHVAKMAFRHFKIRVRKSLTASYVGSNDFENAVSDYIVCHLDLYDSQSSVNDVIRAMNVNPKISFPPEVDFCLLSDFIQEICCIAFAMQSLEPPLDIAFGADGEIFNDCKYRRSYDSDFTAPLVLYHVWPALMENDCVIMKGEAVTRRGAFWNSVRSVSRCRSRSLSPVCPRSRIGLSTLSRSRSPSPIRCSLPRF
- the SPATA18 gene encoding mitochondria-eating protein isoform X2; the encoded protein is MAENLRRLISNESLRLLQGKLETWAKEYNNNSCDQNLNFCLELIEQVAKVQGQLFGILTTAAQEGGRNDGVETIKSRLLPWLEASFTAASLGKPVDSRVPSLQDTFDRERHKESDPRDRDVQLDYELNTTRIQLNQVQDELKSLQAQEEARHRSSEPRHSDQRGSDPRKSDQGCAVKRSPDQRDQRGSDVISDYEKQLRNLKDEIAVLSAEKASLQGRSARSRSPSPGPHSRSHSRSHSRSRSRSRSRSRSRSASPSAAVAKIRSPSPNRSKLSSVARKAALLSRFSDAYSQARLDAQCLLRRCIDKAETVQRIIYIAAVEAFHVAKMAFRHFKIRVRKSLTASYVGSNDFENAVSDYIVCHLDLYDSQSSVNDVIRAMNVNPKISFPPEVDFCLLSDFIQEICCIAFAMQSLEPPLDIAFGADGEIFNDCKYRRSYDSDFTAPLVLYHVWPALMENDCVIMKGEAVTRRGAFWNSVRSVSRCRSRSLSPVCPRSRIGLSTLSRSRSPSPIRCSLPRF